One window of Streptomyces sp. FIT100 genomic DNA carries:
- a CDS encoding discoidin domain-containing protein, which translates to MSGSLRLLLVVAVLLGFAPAAAMAVGAPVITVTAKPMPEGTVELAWTSSPAEGITGYEVHRSAATRDFEPSPATRLHRLPAVTFVLDNTAVPGTSPWYRIVALGSDGRALATSAPVQAAVPASPVDRQRTSVLSAFPVEDGLRLSWRAAAGAATPLTVYAGPAHVAEGKLAGSKKAAVSDTTASALTFRPGGNRAKGFALVDAEGKVLATAVSARGEHPRLVGPAELEKVRRIIEKPGLPKDSWLAIVDTLAKGTLTGSELGRVAAFAYAVTGEASYAEQAFTGFRQGAQILTTQTGALEFSGNAMRLAHTYDLAYDGWTPAQRTEAVETFKRASAMLGTTHHGNIDNDADKASNWVTIIRGGELIMDLAVRGDGDFGLQEERIPVLVDENRRHIDAAYGDSGWNQEGWDYINYSIDTTAPAVQATQRAGINALTAAWERPTIAELALHTQSLRPTGDKVQFGVGERTGGLSPHLLSTGSRSAQSAFRWMYEHTSGPSANPFLLLNWPERIPAKDPDAFPEIRRALFDDRSGSYLFRNRTQGDDDVLVGVNNRNEHHFGWSQPESLALGLIGQGTTWARQPAKENTTYGLFSKPLIDGKAIPAGITPGNGTTKESRTYPGQGGGFVSLDAAKDYGIDTASREVVTDLRPTGGADAVIALHDRFADDASHRIDWQLSPEPGVRISHGEDEAGATTFLFRREDAWLKGWLLHPEGAAMGTSNGAFRITRTGPSAAFQVVLAVGRGRIPTATRTGTADGSTLTLGKTSYDTSGLASFTPDGPAPAGDSERPTIHLSQPKAPFTPGDTRSVTAQYTWWADRPAGQVELTLDVPDGWTAERTSSPAPATLRTGQRAVVTFDVTAPTGVAAFGDTELAATGSASGTTPISDSAPASLIRPNLALGRPAEQSSTQGGAERANDGNVDGIWGHGSVSHTLQEQQPWWQVDLGNTQELGSVTVWNRVDCCAERLHDFYVLVSDQPFGRASLPELLSRGDVWSHKRAGVAGRTTTIPVGAAGRYVRIQIDDAAPSYLILAEVQISPAETRHLAQGQPATQSTTADGGAAAQAVDGATEGAASATAIEVQPWWQTDLGESVALGRLELWTGADAGQPGEYYVLVSDVPFASGRLSDVLAQPGVTAYKQTGTAARPTTINVGKGARYVRIQLASTAPASLSLTEVRLLR; encoded by the coding sequence GTGAGCGGATCACTGCGACTGCTCCTGGTCGTCGCGGTCCTCCTCGGTTTCGCGCCCGCGGCCGCCATGGCGGTCGGCGCCCCGGTCATCACGGTGACCGCCAAGCCGATGCCTGAGGGCACGGTCGAGCTGGCGTGGACCTCCTCGCCGGCCGAGGGCATCACCGGGTACGAGGTCCACCGCTCCGCAGCCACCCGGGACTTCGAGCCGAGCCCGGCCACCCGACTCCACCGTCTGCCGGCCGTCACCTTCGTTCTCGACAACACGGCCGTGCCCGGCACATCACCGTGGTACCGGATCGTCGCACTCGGCAGCGACGGCCGCGCGCTGGCCACGTCAGCGCCCGTCCAGGCCGCCGTGCCCGCCTCGCCCGTGGACAGGCAGCGCACCAGTGTGCTCTCCGCGTTCCCGGTGGAGGACGGCCTACGGCTGTCCTGGCGGGCAGCGGCCGGAGCCGCGACCCCGCTGACGGTGTACGCGGGCCCGGCGCACGTGGCGGAGGGCAAGCTGGCCGGCAGCAAGAAGGCTGCCGTTTCGGACACCACCGCATCGGCCCTCACCTTCAGGCCCGGGGGCAACCGGGCCAAGGGCTTCGCCCTGGTCGACGCCGAAGGGAAGGTGCTGGCGACCGCGGTCTCGGCCCGCGGCGAGCACCCGCGCCTGGTCGGCCCCGCGGAGCTGGAGAAGGTCCGCCGGATCATCGAGAAGCCGGGCCTGCCGAAGGACTCATGGCTGGCGATCGTGGACACCCTCGCCAAGGGGACGCTCACCGGCTCCGAACTCGGCCGGGTCGCCGCGTTCGCCTACGCGGTCACCGGCGAAGCCTCCTATGCCGAGCAGGCGTTCACCGGCTTCCGGCAGGGCGCGCAGATCCTCACCACACAGACGGGCGCGCTGGAGTTCAGCGGCAACGCGATGCGGCTCGCCCACACCTACGACCTCGCCTACGACGGCTGGACCCCGGCCCAGCGCACCGAGGCCGTCGAGACCTTCAAGCGGGCCTCCGCGATGCTCGGAACCACCCACCACGGGAACATCGACAACGACGCCGACAAGGCCAGCAACTGGGTCACGATCATCCGCGGCGGTGAGCTGATCATGGACCTGGCAGTGCGTGGCGACGGTGACTTCGGGCTGCAGGAGGAGCGCATTCCCGTCCTCGTCGACGAGAACCGCCGCCACATCGACGCCGCCTACGGCGACTCCGGGTGGAACCAGGAGGGCTGGGACTACATCAACTACTCCATCGACACCACCGCCCCGGCCGTCCAGGCCACCCAGCGAGCGGGCATCAACGCGCTCACCGCGGCCTGGGAGCGCCCGACCATCGCCGAACTCGCGCTGCACACCCAGTCCCTGCGCCCGACCGGCGACAAGGTCCAGTTCGGGGTCGGGGAACGCACCGGTGGCCTCAGCCCCCACCTGCTGTCCACCGGGTCCAGGAGCGCGCAGTCGGCCTTTCGCTGGATGTACGAGCACACCTCAGGGCCGTCGGCCAACCCGTTCCTCCTGCTCAACTGGCCCGAGAGGATCCCGGCCAAGGACCCTGACGCCTTCCCCGAGATCCGCAGGGCACTCTTCGACGACCGGTCGGGCAGCTATCTCTTCCGCAACCGGACCCAGGGCGACGACGACGTCCTGGTGGGCGTGAACAACCGCAACGAACACCACTTCGGCTGGTCACAGCCCGAGTCCCTCGCCCTCGGCCTGATCGGCCAGGGCACGACATGGGCACGCCAGCCGGCGAAGGAGAACACCACGTACGGCCTGTTCTCCAAGCCGTTGATCGACGGCAAGGCCATCCCGGCGGGCATCACTCCGGGCAACGGGACCACGAAGGAATCGCGGACCTACCCGGGCCAGGGCGGCGGCTTCGTCTCCCTCGACGCGGCCAAGGACTACGGGATCGACACCGCGTCCCGCGAGGTGGTGACCGACTTGCGGCCCACCGGCGGCGCGGACGCGGTCATCGCGCTCCACGACCGCTTCGCCGACGACGCCTCGCACCGCATCGACTGGCAGCTCTCCCCCGAGCCGGGTGTGCGGATCAGCCACGGCGAGGACGAAGCCGGGGCCACGACCTTCCTCTTCCGGCGCGAGGACGCCTGGCTCAAGGGCTGGCTGCTCCACCCGGAGGGCGCGGCCATGGGCACCTCCAACGGCGCCTTCCGGATCACCCGCACCGGCCCATCGGCCGCATTCCAGGTGGTGCTGGCCGTCGGTCGCGGCCGGATACCGACCGCGACCAGGACCGGGACCGCCGACGGCAGCACCCTCACGCTCGGCAAGACTTCGTACGACACCTCCGGCCTGGCCTCGTTCACGCCCGACGGACCGGCTCCGGCCGGCGACAGCGAACGCCCGACCATCCATCTGTCGCAGCCGAAGGCTCCTTTCACACCCGGTGACACCCGCAGTGTCACGGCGCAGTACACCTGGTGGGCCGACCGTCCCGCCGGACAGGTCGAGTTGACACTCGACGTACCCGACGGCTGGACCGCCGAGCGGACGTCGTCCCCGGCACCGGCCACGCTGCGCACCGGACAGCGGGCCGTCGTCACCTTCGACGTGACCGCCCCCACCGGCGTGGCGGCCTTCGGTGACACCGAGCTGGCCGCAACCGGTTCGGCCTCCGGCACGACCCCGATCAGCGACTCCGCGCCGGCCTCACTGATCCGCCCCAATCTGGCGCTGGGCAGGCCGGCCGAGCAGTCCAGCACCCAGGGCGGCGCCGAACGGGCCAACGACGGGAACGTCGACGGCATCTGGGGCCATGGGTCGGTCTCCCACACCCTCCAGGAACAGCAGCCGTGGTGGCAGGTCGACCTCGGTAACACCCAGGAGCTCGGCAGCGTCACCGTGTGGAATCGCGTCGACTGCTGCGCCGAACGGTTGCACGACTTCTACGTCCTGGTCTCCGACCAGCCCTTCGGCCGGGCGAGCCTGCCCGAGCTGCTGAGTCGGGGTGACGTCTGGAGCCACAAGCGCGCGGGCGTGGCAGGACGCACCACCACCATCCCCGTCGGCGCCGCCGGGCGTTACGTCCGTATCCAGATCGACGACGCGGCGCCCAGCTACCTCATCCTGGCCGAGGTCCAGATCTCCCCGGCGGAGACACGTCACCTGGCTCAGGGGCAGCCGGCGACGCAGTCCACCACCGCGGACGGCGGAGCCGCCGCACAGGCCGTGGACGGCGCGACCGAAGGCGCGGCCAGCGCCACCGCCATCGAGGTTCAGCCCTGGTGGCAGACCGACCTCGGCGAGTCGGTGGCCCTCGGCCGGCTCGAACTCTGGACCGGCGCCGATGCCGGTCAGCCCGGCGAGTACTACGTCCTCGTCTCCGACGTCCCGTTCGCCTCCGGCAGGCTCAGCGACGTCCTGGCCCAGCCCGGCGTCACCGCCTACAAGCAGACCGGCACCGCGGCCCGTCCCACAACGATCAACGTGGGCAAGGGCGCCCGGTACGTCCGGATCCAGCTGGCATCCACGGCGCCGGCCTCGCTGAGCCTGACCGAGGTGCGCCTGCTCCGCTAG
- a CDS encoding alpha-L-fucosidase, whose translation MRPCSAASRGKPQSPHPPTDSGTSSMTMQPWFADAKLGIFLHWGIYAVDGVAESWSFYADEVSYDAYMAQLDGFTAAAFDSDAWAGLFARAGARYTVLTAKHHDGVALWDTAQSDLSVVKRTPAGRDLLAEYVGAMRRHGLRTGLYFSHLDWSHPDYATLRHTDPTRPWITDNPYTMPPEGQEDPERWERYLVFHRAQLRELVTGYEPDLLWFDGHWERSESQWRMSELRQELLAMKADVVLNARMLGHGDYATPEQGVPISPSEGPWELCLTINDSWGHRAGDTNHKSVGQIIRTFAETIGAGGNLLLAVGPTEDGTITPEQTARLEGLGSWIERNREAVHGTERGVPFGHHYGPTTLSKDRRTLYLHCLDAPREFVALRGLVTPVKRVSVLGTGAGLAHRTVGGFAGHGVPGVLYIDPPAELDPHITVIAVELDGELELYRGAGHG comes from the coding sequence ATCCGACCCTGCTCTGCGGCTTCCCGCGGGAAACCGCAGAGCCCTCACCCACCGACAGACTCGGGAACGTCATCTATGACCATGCAGCCGTGGTTCGCCGATGCCAAACTCGGCATCTTCCTCCACTGGGGCATCTACGCCGTGGACGGTGTCGCCGAATCGTGGTCGTTCTATGCGGACGAGGTCTCGTACGACGCGTACATGGCCCAGCTCGACGGCTTCACCGCGGCCGCCTTCGACAGCGACGCCTGGGCCGGACTGTTCGCCCGGGCCGGCGCCCGCTACACCGTCCTGACCGCGAAGCACCACGACGGAGTCGCCCTGTGGGACACGGCGCAGTCGGACCTCTCCGTCGTCAAGCGCACCCCCGCAGGACGGGACCTGCTCGCCGAGTACGTCGGAGCGATGCGCCGCCACGGTCTGCGGACCGGCCTGTACTTCTCCCACCTGGACTGGTCGCACCCCGACTACGCGACCCTGCGCCACACCGATCCGACCCGTCCCTGGATCACCGACAACCCGTACACCATGCCGCCGGAGGGGCAGGAGGACCCGGAACGCTGGGAGCGCTATCTGGTCTTCCACCGTGCCCAGCTGCGCGAGCTCGTCACCGGATACGAGCCCGACCTCCTGTGGTTCGACGGCCACTGGGAACGCAGCGAGAGCCAGTGGCGGATGAGCGAACTCCGCCAGGAGCTCCTCGCGATGAAGGCCGACGTCGTCCTCAACGCGCGGATGCTCGGTCACGGCGACTACGCGACCCCGGAGCAGGGCGTGCCGATCAGCCCGTCCGAGGGCCCGTGGGAACTCTGCCTGACGATCAACGACTCCTGGGGCCACCGTGCCGGCGACACCAACCACAAGTCGGTCGGTCAGATCATCCGCACCTTCGCCGAGACCATCGGCGCCGGAGGCAATCTGCTGCTCGCCGTCGGCCCCACCGAGGACGGCACGATCACCCCGGAGCAGACCGCCCGCCTCGAAGGACTGGGGAGCTGGATCGAGCGCAACCGCGAGGCGGTCCACGGGACCGAGCGCGGGGTGCCGTTCGGTCACCACTACGGCCCGACGACGCTCTCCAAGGACCGGCGCACCCTGTATCTGCACTGCCTCGACGCGCCGCGCGAGTTCGTCGCCCTGCGTGGTCTCGTCACCCCTGTCAAGCGGGTGTCCGTGCTGGGCACCGGCGCCGGGCTCGCCCACCGTACGGTCGGCGGGTTCGCAGGACACGGCGTTCCCGGCGTGCTGTACATCGACCCGCCGGCCGAGCTCGACCCGCACATCACGGTCATCGCCGTGGAACTCGACGGGGAGTTGGAGCTCTACCGCGGTGCGGGCCACGGGTAA
- a CDS encoding ABC transporter permease subunit yields MLPGLVYFLVFHYGALFGNVIAFKEYIPFVGVVDSPSVGFANYEALFDEPAFWTAAFNTVSLSVLQIIFFFPMPLALALLLHSVNRGKVRKFVQSVVYMPHFISWVIVVALFTQVLGTDGLLNGLLGGPDGEHLIDVFGNPTAFQPLMVAELVWKDCGWGTIIFLAALHNVDEGQYEAAAIDGAGPWRRFWHVTLPSIRPVVILLLILRLGEILTVGFEQILLQRDAFGPATAEVIDTFVYYNAVLDGHWGVSAAAALFKGVIGAVLIFTANKIAHRMGEQGVYR; encoded by the coding sequence ATGCTCCCGGGTCTCGTCTATTTCCTGGTGTTCCACTACGGGGCGCTGTTCGGGAACGTCATCGCGTTCAAGGAGTACATCCCGTTCGTCGGCGTCGTCGACAGCCCGTCGGTGGGGTTCGCCAACTACGAGGCGCTGTTCGACGAGCCGGCTTTCTGGACGGCGGCCTTCAACACCGTGTCGCTGTCGGTCCTCCAGATCATCTTCTTCTTCCCCATGCCGCTGGCCCTGGCTCTGCTGTTGCACAGTGTGAACCGGGGGAAGGTGCGCAAGTTCGTCCAGAGTGTGGTGTACATGCCGCACTTCATCTCGTGGGTGATCGTGGTCGCCCTGTTCACCCAAGTGCTGGGCACGGACGGTCTGCTCAACGGTCTGCTCGGCGGACCGGACGGCGAGCACCTGATCGATGTCTTCGGCAACCCCACGGCCTTCCAGCCGTTGATGGTGGCCGAGCTGGTCTGGAAGGACTGCGGCTGGGGAACGATCATCTTCCTCGCCGCCCTGCACAACGTCGACGAGGGCCAGTACGAGGCGGCCGCGATCGACGGCGCGGGCCCGTGGCGGCGGTTCTGGCACGTGACGCTGCCGTCGATCCGGCCGGTGGTGATCCTGCTGCTGATCCTGCGGCTGGGGGAGATCCTCACGGTCGGGTTCGAGCAGATCCTGCTGCAACGCGACGCGTTCGGACCGGCGACGGCCGAGGTGATCGACACCTTCGTCTACTACAACGCCGTGCTCGACGGCCACTGGGGCGTCTCGGCCGCCGCCGCGTTGTTCAAGGGCGTCATCGGAGCGGTCCTGATCTTCACCGCGAACAAGATCGCCCACCGCATGGGCGAGCAGGGGGTGTACCGCTGA
- a CDS encoding extracellular solute-binding protein translates to MSSGISRRAVLQTAAVSTAVAATGVSLSACSSSGTTGGDIGSAGKDLAPFPAHVPTDKAPVADLPATDSGVQAGYLKYPGELTESVPEKPGDGSKISAWITSWGATPLPKDGNKYWQAIEAALGVELDITVVPAAEYSKKLTALMASGQMPDILQMVPTPNEAQFVAAKCQDMTEFISGDAIKKYPNLANIPPYAWKAAGRFAGKLYGIPVERPVAGHGHIVNQEKCKEAGLLVPEVGGMGVEEFTKGLQQISGRGKWALGAEKAGAFGFNAWIANFGSPNVWSVKDGAFLNYIETDEFQAGLEQMTKWYKSGVTRVNPLTLDGATAKTEFFGKKVFSVVNSTIGFRGAVIENKGAFTVDYTLPFKPSNGATPKHWLGSGMYGYTVLKQAPKARIELILRVMNYLAAPFGTKEWELVNYGQEGTHFTRGKDGGPVKTDLALSGSGGADQLPVYYIAAAPQPLYIPDHPDATRRQYAWQQKVVPIGEASAHYGLRANAWAQAEEALMQQREDAIKDVVTGRKSLSDWADVVKEFKRKGGDKAADALAKEHEAAGKV, encoded by the coding sequence ATGAGTTCTGGAATCTCCCGTAGAGCCGTGCTGCAGACGGCCGCCGTCTCCACCGCCGTCGCCGCCACCGGGGTGTCCCTGTCCGCCTGTTCGTCCTCCGGCACGACCGGCGGGGACATCGGCAGCGCCGGGAAGGACCTGGCGCCCTTCCCTGCCCACGTCCCTACGGACAAGGCGCCCGTCGCGGACCTTCCCGCGACCGACTCCGGCGTGCAGGCCGGCTACCTGAAGTACCCGGGCGAGCTCACGGAGTCGGTTCCCGAGAAGCCGGGAGACGGATCGAAGATCAGCGCCTGGATCACGTCCTGGGGCGCCACGCCCCTGCCGAAGGACGGGAACAAGTACTGGCAGGCGATCGAGGCAGCCCTCGGAGTCGAGCTCGACATCACCGTGGTCCCAGCCGCGGAGTACAGCAAGAAGCTGACGGCCCTGATGGCCAGCGGCCAGATGCCGGACATCCTGCAGATGGTGCCCACCCCGAACGAGGCCCAGTTCGTGGCGGCCAAGTGCCAGGACATGACGGAGTTCATCTCGGGCGATGCGATCAAGAAGTACCCGAACCTGGCGAACATCCCCCCCTACGCGTGGAAGGCAGCGGGCCGGTTCGCGGGCAAGCTGTACGGCATCCCGGTCGAGCGTCCGGTCGCGGGCCACGGGCACATCGTGAACCAGGAGAAGTGCAAGGAGGCCGGCCTGCTGGTCCCCGAGGTCGGAGGCATGGGCGTCGAGGAGTTCACCAAGGGCCTCCAGCAGATCTCCGGCCGGGGCAAGTGGGCGCTGGGCGCGGAGAAGGCCGGCGCCTTCGGCTTCAACGCCTGGATCGCCAACTTCGGTTCGCCCAACGTCTGGTCCGTCAAGGACGGCGCCTTCCTCAACTACATCGAGACCGACGAGTTCCAGGCCGGCCTCGAGCAGATGACCAAGTGGTACAAGTCCGGCGTGACCCGGGTCAATCCCCTGACCCTCGACGGGGCCACCGCCAAGACGGAGTTCTTCGGCAAGAAGGTGTTCTCCGTGGTGAACAGCACCATCGGATTCCGTGGTGCGGTCATCGAGAACAAGGGCGCGTTCACGGTCGACTACACCCTGCCGTTCAAGCCCTCCAACGGTGCGACCCCCAAGCACTGGCTCGGCTCCGGCATGTACGGCTACACCGTGCTGAAGCAGGCCCCCAAGGCGCGCATCGAACTGATCCTGCGGGTGATGAACTACCTTGCCGCGCCCTTCGGCACCAAGGAGTGGGAGCTCGTCAACTACGGCCAGGAAGGCACCCACTTCACCCGCGGCAAGGACGGCGGCCCGGTCAAGACCGACCTGGCGCTCTCCGGCAGCGGCGGCGCCGACCAACTGCCGGTCTACTACATCGCCGCGGCCCCGCAGCCCCTCTACATACCCGACCACCCCGACGCCACCCGGCGCCAGTACGCCTGGCAGCAGAAGGTCGTGCCCATCGGTGAGGCCAGTGCCCACTACGGGTTGCGCGCCAACGCCTGGGCGCAGGCCGAAGAGGCCCTGATGCAACAGCGCGAGGACGCCATCAAGGACGTCGTCACCGGCCGCAAGTCCCTCTCCGACTGGGCAGACGTGGTGAAGGAGTTCAAGCGCAAGGGCGGCGACAAGGCAGCCGACGCACTCGCCAAGGAACACGAAGCCGCCGGCAAGGTCTGA
- a CDS encoding carbohydrate ABC transporter permease: MSLVAEEKKSTAEYRSERPAWMEKPRTVTRVAKALALALTVAVVVVPFWVVIATSFAPGQQLIDNGGWALWPQEWKLDAYTSALSNGTTTRALFVSLGVTVVGTAFSLVSTVFLAYALARPGVVGGKPVMLLILFTFLFPPGMIPSYLVVYSLGMVDTYWSLFLPVMVNVFNLVVVRGFFQGIPDELYEAARLDGAGELRTLFTIVLPLSKAVIAVVGLFYAVGYWNDFFRGVMYLTDTSMYPLQTVLRGYVSQGDGLNQGLTDEGTLAQAPQAMKMAIVVIATVPILCAYPFIQRYFTKGVLTGAVKS; the protein is encoded by the coding sequence ATGAGCCTCGTGGCCGAAGAGAAGAAGTCCACAGCCGAGTACCGCAGTGAACGGCCGGCCTGGATGGAGAAGCCGCGGACCGTCACCCGGGTGGCCAAGGCGCTGGCGCTGGCGCTGACCGTCGCCGTGGTCGTCGTCCCCTTCTGGGTGGTGATCGCCACCAGCTTCGCCCCCGGGCAGCAGCTCATCGACAACGGCGGCTGGGCACTGTGGCCCCAGGAGTGGAAGCTCGACGCCTACACGAGCGCGCTGTCCAACGGCACCACCACGCGCGCGCTGTTCGTCTCGCTCGGTGTGACGGTCGTGGGCACCGCGTTCAGCCTGGTGTCCACCGTGTTCCTCGCCTATGCCCTGGCCCGCCCGGGAGTGGTGGGCGGCAAACCGGTCATGCTGCTGATCCTGTTCACCTTCCTCTTCCCGCCCGGCATGATCCCCAGCTACCTCGTCGTGTACAGCCTGGGCATGGTCGACACGTACTGGTCGCTGTTCCTGCCCGTGATGGTCAACGTCTTCAACCTGGTGGTGGTCCGCGGCTTCTTCCAGGGCATCCCCGACGAGCTGTACGAGGCGGCCCGGCTGGACGGCGCGGGCGAGCTGCGGACCCTGTTCACGATCGTGCTGCCGCTGTCGAAGGCGGTCATCGCGGTGGTCGGGCTGTTCTACGCGGTCGGCTACTGGAACGACTTCTTCCGCGGCGTGATGTATCTGACCGACACCTCGATGTATCCCCTGCAGACGGTACTGCGCGGCTACGTCTCCCAGGGTGACGGGCTCAACCAGGGGCTGACCGACGAGGGGACCCTGGCCCAGGCACCGCAGGCCATGAAGATGGCCATCGTGGTCATCGCCACCGTGCCCATCCTGTGCGCCTACCCCTTCATCCAGCGGTACTTCACCAAGGGCGTCCTCACCGGCGCCGTCAAGAGCTGA
- a CDS encoding hydroxyacid dehydrogenase codes for MPEVTEGVFPADVIARLERSVTLVDRVPLDDFDDPRAKQTLAETEILVTAWGCPPIDAAVLDAAPRLRAVVHAAGSIKRHVGDEVFIRGIAVSSAAEANARPVAEYTVAMCVLAAKRAFSLARSYARGERTHDYSAEKAPSLDGATTGVIGASRTGRQVIGMLAAHRTRVLVHDPFLSADDARELGVESVGLDELCRRSDVITVHAPETPETRHMIDDRRMSLMADGAVLINTARGSLVDTEALIRHCGAGRIDAVLDVTDPEPLPSGHPLLTLPNVLVTPHLAGAHGREVRRLGEYAVAEVERFLGGLPLRGLVTADQLTRIA; via the coding sequence ATGCCCGAAGTGACGGAGGGCGTGTTCCCCGCGGACGTCATCGCCAGACTCGAGCGCAGCGTGACCCTCGTCGACCGCGTGCCGCTCGACGACTTCGACGACCCTCGCGCGAAGCAAACCCTGGCCGAGACGGAGATCCTGGTCACCGCCTGGGGCTGCCCGCCCATCGACGCCGCCGTCCTGGACGCGGCCCCGCGTCTGCGGGCGGTCGTCCACGCTGCCGGAAGCATCAAGCGGCATGTGGGCGATGAGGTCTTCATCCGGGGCATCGCGGTCTCCTCCGCGGCCGAGGCGAACGCCCGCCCGGTGGCCGAGTACACCGTGGCCATGTGCGTCCTGGCCGCGAAACGGGCGTTCTCGCTGGCCCGGTCCTATGCCCGCGGCGAGCGGACGCACGACTACTCCGCGGAGAAGGCCCCCAGCCTGGACGGTGCCACGACCGGCGTCATCGGCGCCTCCCGCACCGGAAGGCAGGTGATCGGCATGCTCGCCGCCCACCGGACCCGCGTCCTCGTCCATGACCCGTTCCTCAGCGCCGACGATGCCCGGGAACTCGGCGTGGAGAGCGTCGGTCTCGACGAGCTGTGCCGAAGGAGCGACGTCATCACCGTCCACGCCCCGGAGACCCCGGAGACCCGGCACATGATCGACGACCGCCGTATGTCCCTCATGGCCGACGGCGCCGTGCTCATCAACACCGCGCGTGGGTCGCTGGTCGACACCGAGGCCCTCATCAGGCACTGCGGCGCGGGACGCATCGACGCCGTACTGGATGTCACGGACCCCGAGCCGCTGCCCTCCGGCCATCCCCTGCTGACGTTGCCCAACGTGCTGGTCACCCCGCACCTGGCCGGCGCCCATGGACGCGAGGTGCGACGCCTGGGGGAGTACGCCGTGGCGGAGGTGGAACGCTTCCTCGGCGGACTCCCGCTGCGCGGCCTCGTCACCGCGGACCAGTTGACCCGCATCGCCTGA
- a CDS encoding LacI family DNA-binding transcriptional regulator, which yields MTQSLRQDAILRAVRRNGSVRVNDIAAELGVSTMTVRRDITALADRGAIARVHGGATLPRARPATALSPVSAPLSTQSYQSHTKRQQLSVGMLVPAASHYYRQVIQGAQAAAEPLGIRLTLGVSCYDPAEDRAQVERLLESRPDGLLLTPSRPALSPEPSALTWISELPVPTVIVERHYTPGTGPYLLDSVSSDHELGAVRALDHLAGLGHRHIALLTCPTPTSPWIRSGFDRAVGMLGLVADTPRVADHLYDSAEELDAFLDAVTASGTTAVLAHPDEQAARLLQQALTRGMAVPDDLAIVAYDDELAALADIPLTAVAPARRAVGRAAVAALAQRLREGRDHVPQRTLLVPRLNIRSSTAP from the coding sequence GTGACGCAGTCGTTGCGGCAGGACGCGATCCTGCGTGCCGTCCGCCGGAATGGCTCGGTCCGGGTGAACGACATCGCCGCCGAGCTGGGTGTGTCCACCATGACCGTGCGGCGTGACATCACCGCGCTCGCGGACCGGGGCGCGATCGCCCGCGTTCACGGCGGCGCGACCCTCCCGCGTGCCCGGCCCGCGACAGCCCTGTCCCCGGTGTCCGCACCCTTGTCCACTCAGTCGTATCAGTCGCACACAAAGAGACAGCAGCTGTCGGTGGGCATGCTGGTACCGGCTGCTTCGCACTACTACCGGCAGGTCATCCAGGGAGCACAGGCCGCCGCGGAGCCCTTGGGCATACGCCTCACGCTCGGCGTATCCTGCTACGACCCCGCCGAAGACCGCGCACAGGTCGAGCGGCTGCTGGAGAGCCGGCCCGACGGGCTGCTGCTGACGCCCAGCCGGCCCGCGCTCTCGCCGGAACCGTCCGCCCTCACCTGGATCAGCGAGCTCCCCGTCCCCACGGTCATCGTGGAGCGGCACTACACGCCGGGCACCGGGCCGTACCTGCTGGACTCCGTTTCCTCCGACCATGAGCTCGGGGCCGTCCGAGCCCTGGATCATCTGGCCGGGCTCGGCCACCGCCATATCGCACTGCTGACCTGTCCCACGCCCACCAGCCCATGGATCCGCAGCGGCTTCGACCGGGCTGTCGGGATGCTCGGCCTGGTGGCCGACACGCCTCGCGTCGCCGATCACCTCTACGACAGTGCCGAGGAGCTCGACGCCTTCCTCGACGCCGTCACCGCGTCGGGCACCACCGCCGTCCTGGCACACCCCGACGAGCAGGCGGCACGCTTGCTGCAGCAGGCGCTGACACGGGGCATGGCCGTCCCCGACGATCTCGCGATCGTCGCCTACGACGACGAACTCGCCGCGCTTGCGGACATCCCGCTCACCGCAGTGGCCCCGGCTCGCCGCGCCGTAGGGCGAGCCGCCGTGGCGGCGCTGGCACAGCGGCTGCGCGAGGGCAGGGACCACGTCCCTCAACGCACCCTCCTGGTCCCCCGGTTGAACATCCGGTCCTCGACCGCTCCGTAG